In one window of Fictibacillus phosphorivorans DNA:
- a CDS encoding HPr family phosphocarrier protein, with amino-acid sequence MKQICSQKVIVTAKYTVSKAIEIMHSAKRLNSQLFLSKDGITIQATGLSQLVAFFLTLKEGDSFLYIVEGADAESAMSLILPPEQPS; translated from the coding sequence ATGAAACAAATCTGCTCTCAAAAAGTGATCGTTACCGCTAAATATACAGTGAGTAAAGCCATTGAGATTATGCATTCTGCTAAGAGACTTAACAGCCAGCTATTTTTAAGTAAAGATGGTATTACCATTCAAGCCACAGGATTATCACAGCTCGTAGCATTCTTTTTAACGTTAAAAGAAGGAGATTCTTTTCTTTATATCGTTGAAGGTGCTGATGCTGAGTCAGCGATGAGTCTGATCTTACCTCCAGAGCAACCTTCGTAA
- a CDS encoding TVP38/TMEM64 family protein — MKLTKKWLYLMLLVAGLIILFLWLQKNYKGFSPEEFRNWIVQWGWIAPFIFVVLYTLRPFVLFPSSIFAITSGLSFGFYWGCLYTYLGSLGGGLLTYFAINRLGRFKKNKQWKNEKYEKVRNKIESEGVRFVLLLRLLPVLNFDLVSYLTSLTKVRFKDYAIATAIGIIPGTIAYTYLGTSMTSGSKKVVWIGTTLLFVLVGLPMIFKKKMKAKVGL, encoded by the coding sequence ATGAAACTTACAAAAAAGTGGCTATATCTGATGTTATTAGTTGCGGGTTTAATCATTTTATTTCTCTGGCTGCAAAAAAACTATAAGGGATTTAGTCCTGAAGAATTTAGAAATTGGATCGTACAGTGGGGATGGATCGCACCTTTTATCTTTGTTGTTCTCTATACATTGAGGCCGTTTGTGTTATTTCCATCTTCCATATTTGCCATTACAAGCGGTTTGTCGTTTGGCTTTTATTGGGGATGTCTGTATACATATCTCGGATCGCTAGGAGGAGGACTCCTTACGTATTTCGCGATCAACCGCCTTGGCCGTTTCAAGAAAAATAAACAATGGAAAAACGAAAAATACGAAAAAGTACGTAACAAGATCGAAAGTGAAGGCGTTCGTTTCGTTCTGTTATTAAGGTTGCTTCCGGTATTAAATTTCGATCTCGTGAGTTATTTAACGTCCTTAACAAAGGTAAGATTTAAAGACTATGCGATCGCTACTGCAATAGGTATCATTCCGGGAACAATCGCTTATACGTATTTAGGTACATCCATGACGTCTGGAAGTAAAAAAGTCGTTTGGATCGGCACTACTCTTTTATTTGTCCTTGTCGGTCTACCCATGATATTTAAGAAGAAGATGAAGGCAAAGGTAGGGTTGTAG
- a CDS encoding HPr family phosphocarrier protein: MIVKATRPIYAERAAKLVELTGSFTESIYLQKGDRTADGKSFLGIIALSIYPDDFIEIICDPPNTELKEKILSSGLFASCKS; this comes from the coding sequence ATGATCGTAAAAGCAACTCGACCTATTTATGCAGAACGTGCTGCCAAACTTGTTGAACTTACTGGCAGCTTTACAGAATCCATCTATCTACAAAAAGGAGATCGAACAGCTGACGGAAAGAGTTTTCTCGGTATCATCGCATTGTCTATCTATCCTGATGACTTCATTGAAATTATATGCGATCCGCCTAATACAGAATTAAAAGAAAAAATACTTTCGTCTGGACTTTTCGCAAGCTGTAAATCTTAA
- a CDS encoding N-acetylmuramoyl-L-alanine amidase produces MKVIIIDPGHGGNDPGAVNKEQFEKVYNLAIAKKIQSNLENNYEVTVIMTRTGDTTVSLEERTNLANSKNAELLVSIHQNIGGGEGFESYVHQRAGAETKKIQNVLHASVAAVMSKYGARDRGQKQADFHVLRETKKSAVLLEVLFLDNEKNLALLKREDFQNDVSIAIAKGIAQSLSLPKKQVQITQTQIFNVIAGAFEQKENAVTRVSLLAKQNITAFIDEIKSGNKTYYRVQAGAFQNREYAENFAKTIRSQGVVDAYVVEKSTNQQPPVQEPPKPSPVPPKPNPEPPKPESPKGLTIGGSTLLTADEMDRFVRKVNPNAPSVAALYLQIGQVYGIRGDVAFAQAVQETGYFRFEGNVKASQNNYAGIGATGKNESAVFKTPQEGVLAHIQHLFAYASTQPLPSQYPLVDPRFQYVQRGSAVTWGQLNGKWAIPGTTYSTMILDIYKKMLNEAKIPLQTRINSLNAMLSEL; encoded by the coding sequence TTGAAAGTCATAATCATTGACCCGGGCCATGGAGGTAATGATCCAGGAGCGGTAAATAAAGAGCAATTTGAAAAAGTATATAATCTGGCAATCGCCAAAAAGATACAGAGTAATCTTGAAAACAACTATGAAGTGACGGTCATCATGACTCGAACAGGTGATACAACCGTATCATTAGAAGAAAGAACAAATTTAGCAAACAGCAAGAATGCAGAACTGTTAGTGTCTATCCACCAGAACATCGGTGGGGGAGAAGGCTTTGAAAGCTATGTGCACCAGCGAGCGGGTGCTGAAACGAAAAAGATACAAAACGTTTTACATGCATCAGTCGCTGCTGTTATGAGTAAGTACGGTGCGCGCGACAGAGGACAAAAACAAGCTGATTTTCACGTGCTTCGTGAAACAAAAAAGTCTGCCGTCTTACTAGAAGTACTTTTTTTGGATAACGAGAAAAATTTGGCTCTTTTAAAAAGAGAAGATTTTCAAAATGACGTGTCTATCGCCATTGCAAAAGGAATCGCACAAAGTCTTTCTCTTCCAAAAAAACAGGTACAGATTACACAAACACAAATTTTCAATGTGATCGCAGGAGCATTTGAACAAAAAGAGAATGCGGTAACTCGAGTTTCACTTCTAGCCAAACAAAACATTACAGCCTTTATTGACGAAATAAAAAGCGGAAACAAAACGTATTACAGAGTTCAAGCTGGAGCTTTTCAAAATCGAGAGTACGCAGAGAATTTTGCTAAGACGATTCGTTCGCAAGGTGTCGTGGATGCTTATGTGGTAGAGAAGAGCACAAATCAGCAGCCTCCAGTCCAAGAACCGCCAAAGCCAAGTCCAGTGCCACCAAAGCCAAATCCAGAACCGCCAAAACCAGAGTCTCCAAAGGGACTGACGATTGGAGGTTCAACGTTACTCACAGCGGATGAGATGGATCGATTTGTTAGGAAGGTAAATCCGAATGCGCCTTCTGTAGCTGCTCTTTACCTTCAAATCGGACAGGTGTACGGAATTAGAGGAGATGTGGCATTTGCTCAGGCTGTTCAAGAAACAGGATACTTTCGCTTTGAAGGCAACGTAAAGGCATCGCAGAATAATTATGCAGGAATCGGTGCGACAGGCAAGAACGAATCAGCTGTGTTTAAAACTCCTCAAGAAGGCGTCTTAGCCCACATCCAGCACTTGTTTGCTTATGCTTCAACACAGCCTCTACCTTCCCAATATCCTCTCGTTGATCCCAGGTTCCAATATGTCCAAAGAGGCAGTGCCGTGACATGGGGGCAACTGAACGGAAAATGGGCCATTCCAGGAACGACATACAGTACTATGATATTGGATATTTACAAAAAAATGCTAAATGAAGCAAAAATCCCGTTACAAACAAGAATAAATTCGTTGAATGCAATGTTGAGCGAATTATAA
- a CDS encoding ZIP family metal transporter translates to MEAALFGSVLSALATGFGALPVLFWSQVTHRFRDILLALTAGIMVAASTFSLIPQALELSNLTVLTIGITLGTLTLLLLERFVPHVDLDHSKIFKGIDAKAFLVIAAITLHNLPEGLSVGVSYASDNTGLGGLIAFAIGLQNAPEGLLVALFLIHQNMNRFKAFLIATLTGAVEIVTALLGYVLTSYVENLVPYGLSFAAGAMLFIVYKELIPESHGDGHARSATLSFIAGLLIMIYLTQIFG, encoded by the coding sequence ATGGAAGCTGCTTTATTTGGAAGTGTTTTATCTGCATTAGCAACCGGTTTTGGTGCACTGCCTGTTCTTTTCTGGTCTCAGGTAACACACCGGTTTCGCGACATCTTGCTTGCTCTTACCGCAGGTATCATGGTCGCTGCTTCAACGTTCAGCTTGATTCCTCAAGCTCTTGAACTATCAAACTTAACAGTCCTTACGATTGGTATCACACTCGGTACCCTAACACTCTTACTCTTAGAAAGATTCGTTCCGCACGTTGATCTTGATCATTCTAAGATATTTAAAGGCATTGATGCTAAAGCCTTTCTTGTCATTGCTGCGATTACCTTGCACAATCTGCCGGAAGGCCTTTCTGTTGGTGTCAGTTATGCAAGTGACAATACAGGACTTGGCGGATTGATCGCATTTGCGATCGGACTTCAAAACGCACCAGAAGGTCTGTTAGTTGCCCTTTTTCTCATTCATCAAAATATGAATCGATTCAAGGCATTCCTTATTGCCACATTAACGGGTGCTGTTGAAATCGTTACAGCTTTGCTTGGGTATGTGCTCACTTCCTATGTAGAGAATCTTGTACCGTATGGGCTTTCCTTTGCAGCCGGTGCTATGCTCTTTATCGTATACAAAGAACTCATCCCTGAAAGCCATGGTGACGGTCATGCCCGATCTGCTACTTTATCCTTTATCGCCGGGCTCTTGATCATGATTTACTTAACTCAAATCTTTGGATAA
- a CDS encoding YolD-like family protein, whose product MIRDRGTIKWTAMMLPEHVKMLREHQDALDYGRKPELDEQKYEEFNETICFAMEENQALKFTYFEKGKVLVLIGYVHYMDEYKKELRVLNEEKRMHILKVTDIMDVEYT is encoded by the coding sequence GTGATTCGTGACAGAGGAACGATTAAGTGGACGGCCATGATGCTGCCTGAGCACGTTAAAATGTTAAGAGAGCATCAGGACGCTCTAGATTATGGAAGAAAGCCAGAATTAGATGAACAAAAGTATGAAGAATTCAATGAGACCATCTGTTTTGCAATGGAAGAGAACCAAGCGCTGAAGTTTACGTATTTTGAAAAAGGCAAAGTGCTCGTACTTATAGGCTATGTGCATTATATGGACGAATATAAAAAAGAATTAAGGGTGCTCAATGAAGAGAAACGGATGCATATTTTAAAAGTGACTGACATTATGGACGTGGAGTACACATAG
- a CDS encoding DNA polymerase thumb domain-containing protein, which yields MNYDEMPKRTILCMDMKSFYASCAAVRLGLNPLTCHLAVVGDTERQGSVVLAASPRLKADFGIRTGNRLFEIPKNKNIIVVNAQMAYFLERSMEITKMLHRYVPPESIHTYSVDESFLQADGTERLWGSAQELAERIRRDIWREFGLPCAIGIGPNMLMSKLCLDLEAKKKGVAQWGYEDVEKKLWPLSPLSQMWGIGSRVERTLNRMGIVTVGDLAHYPLELLEKKFGIMGNQLYHHAWGIDLSEIGAPIMQGQVSYGKSQILLRDYTDITEIKHVILEMCEEVARRARRARKAGRTISFGLGYSKDEGGGGFHRSKSIDQPSNITMELYEVCLELLQTFYRGETVRKISIALSNVCEDTETQLTLFSLDHPKKRKIGYVMDDIRQKYGSNSLLRAVSYTKGGTALYRSRLLGGHKA from the coding sequence ATGAACTATGATGAAATGCCTAAGCGAACGATTTTATGTATGGATATGAAAAGTTTTTATGCAAGCTGTGCTGCTGTTCGCTTAGGGTTAAATCCGCTGACATGTCATTTGGCAGTAGTAGGGGATACGGAGAGACAGGGAAGCGTGGTGCTTGCAGCGTCACCGAGGCTGAAGGCTGATTTTGGTATTCGTACAGGCAACCGGCTGTTTGAGATTCCAAAGAATAAAAACATTATCGTTGTAAACGCGCAGATGGCTTATTTCCTAGAAAGATCGATGGAGATTACGAAGATGCTGCATCGGTATGTTCCACCAGAGTCGATCCACACATATAGCGTGGATGAAAGTTTTCTTCAAGCTGACGGAACAGAAAGGTTATGGGGAAGTGCACAAGAACTTGCTGAGAGGATCCGCCGTGACATCTGGCGAGAGTTTGGATTGCCGTGTGCGATCGGAATCGGACCGAACATGCTCATGTCAAAGCTTTGTCTCGATCTTGAAGCGAAGAAAAAAGGAGTGGCGCAGTGGGGGTATGAAGATGTAGAGAAGAAACTATGGCCTCTATCCCCGCTAAGCCAGATGTGGGGAATCGGATCGAGAGTAGAGCGGACTTTAAACAGGATGGGTATTGTAACAGTCGGTGACCTCGCGCATTATCCTCTTGAACTTTTAGAGAAAAAATTCGGGATCATGGGAAATCAGCTCTATCACCATGCATGGGGCATCGATCTGTCTGAAATCGGTGCGCCCATTATGCAAGGTCAGGTCAGCTACGGAAAAAGCCAGATTTTACTTCGGGACTATACAGATATAACGGAGATCAAACATGTCATCTTGGAGATGTGTGAAGAGGTGGCAAGGCGTGCGAGAAGGGCAAGAAAAGCAGGAAGGACGATCAGTTTTGGGCTAGGGTACAGCAAAGATGAAGGTGGTGGCGGCTTTCATCGTTCAAAATCGATTGATCAGCCATCTAATATTACGATGGAGCTGTATGAAGTGTGTCTTGAACTTCTTCAAACCTTTTATCGAGGAGAGACGGTGCGTAAGATTTCGATCGCTCTTTCTAATGTTTGCGAAGATACAGAAACACAGCTGACTTTGTTTTCTTTAGACCATCCAAAGAAAAGAAAAATCGGCTACGTTATGGATGATATTAGGCAAAAGTACGGCTCCAATTCTCTTTTGCGGGCTGTTTCTTATACAAAAGGAGGAACAGCACTATACAGAAGCCGACTTTTAGGCGGACATAAGGCATAA
- a CDS encoding YqzH family protein: MNRLLIRKMIQHSLKDYLWEEENCILTEKEWADLEEKVLRQIQEDDQNEAVYSIIQDVLYTYFTNK; the protein is encoded by the coding sequence ATGAATCGTTTATTGATAAGAAAAATGATTCAACATTCGTTGAAGGATTATTTATGGGAAGAAGAAAATTGTATATTAACGGAGAAAGAATGGGCCGATCTAGAAGAAAAAGTTTTGCGCCAGATACAAGAGGATGACCAAAATGAAGCTGTTTACAGCATCATTCAGGACGTTCTCTATACCTATTTTACAAATAAATAA
- a CDS encoding SDR family NAD(P)-dependent oxidoreductase, whose protein sequence is MSTLRNKVVLITGASGGLGAHLAMDVAKKGATPILTARREDQLKVVQEAILKATNIKAPYYILDVSNTDSVEEVFSTILSEHQNIHILVNNAGYGIFEEFVDSPWKNIEGMFSTNVLGLMACTRAVLPHMLQRGSGHIVNIASQAGKISTPKSSVYAATKHAVLGFSNGLRLEVAHKGVDVTTINPGPIATNFFTLADQSGNYVKNVQKLMLQPSHVSDKIVKAMERPVREINLPWWMNVGSTMYQVMPKLIETLGGKSFRQK, encoded by the coding sequence ATGAGTACATTAAGAAATAAAGTCGTGTTGATAACAGGAGCATCAGGGGGACTCGGCGCTCACCTAGCTATGGATGTTGCTAAAAAAGGAGCAACGCCCATCCTTACTGCAAGAAGAGAAGATCAGCTAAAAGTGGTACAGGAAGCGATCTTAAAAGCTACGAATATAAAAGCCCCTTATTATATTTTAGATGTTTCGAACACAGACAGCGTTGAGGAAGTTTTTTCAACCATCCTTAGTGAACATCAAAACATACATATTTTAGTGAATAACGCGGGTTACGGCATTTTTGAAGAGTTTGTGGATTCGCCATGGAAAAATATCGAAGGAATGTTTTCAACGAACGTTCTGGGGCTGATGGCTTGTACGAGAGCTGTTCTGCCTCATATGCTTCAAAGAGGAAGTGGTCATATCGTGAATATTGCTTCTCAGGCCGGTAAGATCTCAACGCCAAAATCCAGCGTGTACGCAGCAACGAAACATGCTGTGTTAGGATTCTCAAACGGGTTGCGTTTGGAAGTCGCACACAAAGGGGTAGACGTGACCACCATCAACCCTGGACCGATCGCGACCAACTTCTTTACACTTGCTGATCAGTCTGGCAATTACGTTAAAAACGTTCAAAAACTGATGCTCCAGCCTTCGCATGTCTCAGACAAAATTGTTAAAGCGATGGAGCGTCCGGTTCGTGAGATCAACCTCCCATGGTGGATGAACGTTGGAAGTACGATGTATCAAGTCATGCCAAAATTGATTGAAACACTAGGTGGAAAATCGTTTCGACAAAAGTAA
- a CDS encoding MBL fold metallo-hydrolase, whose protein sequence is MTQKTAIIPITLPTPFDVGPVNCVLLKSDAVTLVDSGAKTEESRQQLLSILKDHGLTFKDLDYYICTHYHPDHAGLSKEIQESGVPTLMLREAVPYVSGDRKFIEQGETFYTDLYHSFGVPDTLGRIELLKLRKYRTFSSAFVPDTLPLPGDEVPGHEGFIFLKTPGHAPDHLSLYHEKDGILIGGDVLLPHISSNALLEPPALNETERPRTLLQYRETLQYLYTLNLKTVYPGHGEPFTNAAQLITKRLHDHTERAKTLEHLLSDEPLTVFELCRRLFPKLYEKQLGLVVSEVVGHLDLLQSEGRVRVEEEKKISHYRRTGVIR, encoded by the coding sequence ATGACTCAAAAAACAGCAATTATCCCGATTACGCTTCCTACACCATTTGATGTAGGTCCTGTAAACTGTGTCCTCCTAAAAAGTGATGCGGTTACGCTTGTTGATTCCGGAGCAAAAACCGAAGAAAGCAGACAACAGCTTCTCTCTATCCTTAAGGATCATGGGCTCACTTTTAAAGATTTAGATTATTATATCTGCACGCACTACCACCCTGATCATGCAGGTCTATCAAAAGAGATTCAAGAGAGTGGTGTTCCGACCCTCATGCTTAGAGAAGCCGTTCCTTATGTTAGTGGCGACCGTAAATTTATTGAACAGGGAGAAACGTTTTATACCGACCTCTATCATTCTTTTGGAGTGCCAGATACTCTTGGAAGAATAGAACTTTTAAAGCTGCGAAAGTATCGTACGTTCTCAAGCGCGTTTGTTCCAGACACCCTGCCTTTACCTGGTGATGAAGTGCCTGGTCACGAGGGATTCATCTTTTTAAAGACGCCCGGACATGCTCCAGACCATCTTTCTCTCTATCATGAAAAAGACGGTATCTTAATCGGCGGGGATGTGCTGTTGCCTCATATTTCGTCTAATGCCCTATTAGAACCGCCGGCTTTGAACGAAACCGAGCGGCCAAGAACCTTGCTTCAATACCGAGAGACATTGCAATACCTATACACGCTGAACTTAAAAACAGTATACCCTGGACACGGCGAGCCTTTTACGAATGCAGCACAGTTGATCACAAAACGCTTACACGATCATACCGAGCGTGCAAAGACGCTTGAACATCTGTTGAGCGATGAGCCGTTAACCGTTTTTGAACTGTGTCGACGTCTATTTCCAAAATTATATGAAAAGCAACTCGGATTAGTAGTATCTGAAGTTGTGGGACACCTCGATCTGCTTCAATCAGAAGGAAGAGTGCGAGTAGAGGAAGAGAAAAAGATATCACATTATCGCAGAACAGGAGTTATAAGATGA
- the proC gene encoding pyrroline-5-carboxylate reductase, with amino-acid sequence MGTEKITFIGAGSMAEAIMEGLIKKEKWQADLITIKNRSNTQRVDELRVKYGVVPASTIEEAVAGADIIILAVKPKDAHDAVNNIKPFVKSHQLILSVMAGISTETLTDWLHLQNPIMRAMPNTSASIGYSATALSSGKFAMQSHIEKSLELFETIGTVTLVPEEKLHIVTGLSGSGPAYVYYIAEAMQKAAEELNLSEEEAKTLISQTLLGASLMLKQTTDSPIELRRKVTSPGGTTEAGIGKLDQFGVQDAFLACIKRAVKRSEELGRLN; translated from the coding sequence GTGGGGACAGAAAAAATTACGTTTATTGGTGCCGGATCTATGGCTGAGGCCATTATGGAAGGGCTCATCAAAAAAGAAAAATGGCAAGCTGATCTGATTACGATAAAAAATCGAAGCAATACACAACGAGTGGATGAACTACGCGTTAAGTATGGTGTCGTGCCTGCGTCTACGATAGAAGAAGCTGTTGCTGGTGCTGATATCATTATTCTTGCTGTGAAGCCAAAAGATGCGCACGATGCGGTAAATAATATCAAACCATTTGTTAAGAGTCATCAGCTGATCCTTTCTGTTATGGCAGGCATCTCCACTGAAACGTTAACAGATTGGCTTCACCTTCAAAATCCCATCATGAGAGCGATGCCAAATACATCTGCATCGATCGGATATTCTGCTACTGCACTCTCCTCAGGAAAGTTTGCCATGCAATCACATATTGAAAAGTCTCTTGAGCTATTTGAGACGATCGGAACGGTTACACTTGTACCAGAAGAAAAACTTCATATTGTTACCGGCCTCTCAGGAAGCGGCCCTGCCTATGTTTACTATATCGCGGAAGCCATGCAAAAAGCGGCTGAAGAATTAAATCTTTCCGAAGAAGAAGCAAAGACTTTAATCTCTCAAACGCTTTTAGGTGCCTCTCTTATGCTTAAACAAACAACAGATTCCCCGATTGAGCTTAGAAGAAAAGTAACCAGTCCTGGAGGCACGACAGAGGCAGGGATTGGCAAGCTAGATCAATTTGGAGTTCAAGATGCGTTTTTAGCTTGCATCAAAAGAGCGGTGAAACGGTCTGAAGAGTTAGGAAGATTGAACTGA
- a CDS encoding DUF3889 domain-containing protein: MKISNKLFCFLMAVFLVCSSLPIKVFAETPRVQEPAYAKWGRLAVFETGKRYPDYDIVDYLYVGRTTVQNGDDVERFKLWIRKGATEKGVVITITLTPGGAFKNISFQETAR, encoded by the coding sequence ATGAAGATTTCCAACAAGTTATTCTGCTTCTTGATGGCCGTTTTTCTAGTGTGTAGCTCACTTCCGATTAAGGTTTTTGCAGAAACTCCAAGAGTACAAGAACCTGCTTATGCAAAATGGGGAAGGCTCGCTGTTTTCGAAACAGGGAAGCGCTACCCCGATTACGATATTGTAGATTATTTATATGTTGGACGAACGACCGTTCAAAATGGAGATGATGTCGAAAGATTTAAACTTTGGATCAGGAAAGGTGCTACGGAAAAAGGAGTTGTTATTACAATCACGTTAACTCCAGGCGGTGCATTTAAGAATATTTCATTCCAAGAAACAGCTCGTTAA
- a CDS encoding glycerophosphodiester phosphodiesterase, which yields MTYIFAHRGSSKDCPENTMAAFQKAFKDGADGIELDVQLSKDGVPVIIHDEKIDRTTNGKGYVVDFTQDELARLDAGSWFSKEYSKESIPSLQQFLEWIAPLPMLLNIELKNNIVEYNGLEEKVLQLLHHYGMMDRTVISSFNHYSLVKIRRLNRYVQTAPLYSSGLFEPWEYVKAVCSQSAHPNYKSLHPYIMKGFKRNNIPVRPYTVNSQKWMKYFFEWNIEAIITDYPILARDVLNSLPPHSKSRFLQK from the coding sequence TTGACCTATATATTTGCTCACAGAGGATCTAGTAAGGATTGTCCGGAAAACACGATGGCTGCATTCCAAAAAGCATTTAAAGACGGCGCTGATGGGATCGAGCTTGATGTACAGCTTTCTAAAGATGGTGTACCGGTCATCATTCATGATGAGAAAATAGATCGAACGACTAACGGAAAAGGTTATGTTGTTGATTTTACCCAAGATGAACTAGCACGATTAGATGCAGGCAGCTGGTTTTCAAAAGAGTACAGCAAAGAATCTATTCCTTCTCTTCAACAATTTTTAGAATGGATAGCACCGCTGCCGATGTTGCTTAATATTGAATTAAAAAACAATATCGTCGAATATAACGGACTCGAAGAAAAGGTACTTCAATTGTTGCATCACTATGGGATGATGGATCGAACTGTGATCTCATCGTTCAATCATTATAGTTTAGTCAAGATCAGAAGATTGAACCGTTATGTTCAGACGGCACCTCTTTACTCTTCGGGATTGTTTGAACCGTGGGAGTATGTGAAAGCCGTTTGTTCACAAAGTGCGCATCCGAACTATAAATCTCTCCATCCTTACATCATGAAAGGCTTTAAAAGAAATAATATTCCTGTTCGTCCTTATACGGTTAACAGTCAGAAGTGGATGAAGTATTTTTTTGAGTGGAACATAGAAGCGATCATAACCGACTATCCGATTCTAGCAAGAGATGTGTTGAACAGCCTTCCACCACATTCAAAGAGCAGATTTCTTCAAAAATAG
- the namA gene encoding NADPH dehydrogenase NamA, with translation MQPLLFQPLTIRDVTLKNRIVMSPMCMYSCYEQDGVVTPWHMTHYTSRAMGQTGLIMTEAAAVSPQGRISAEDLGIWDDSHVEGLSQLVSSIQENGSKAAIQIAHAGRKAMIDGPIIAPSAIAFSEKMKTPEEMSLQQIEETVSQFRSAAKRAKTAGFDVIEIHGAHGYLINEFLSPLSNRRSDSYGGSQENRYRFLQEIIAAVRLEWEGPLFVRVSANDYHPEGNTPEDFVTYSEWMKEDGVDLIDCSSGAVVPAKIPTFPGYQVSFADKIKNEAEIATAAVGLITTGKQAEEILQNKRADLIFIGREFLKDPYWPRSAAQDLGTEIESPKQYERGW, from the coding sequence ATTCAACCGTTATTGTTTCAACCATTGACCATCCGCGATGTAACACTAAAGAATCGGATCGTCATGTCACCTATGTGTATGTACTCTTGTTATGAACAAGATGGAGTTGTGACCCCTTGGCATATGACTCATTACACGTCTCGAGCAATGGGTCAGACAGGACTAATCATGACAGAAGCAGCCGCTGTAAGCCCACAAGGAAGAATAAGTGCCGAAGACTTAGGAATCTGGGATGACAGCCATGTAGAAGGGTTATCTCAACTGGTTTCATCCATTCAAGAAAACGGCTCCAAAGCAGCGATACAAATCGCCCATGCAGGACGTAAGGCTATGATAGATGGACCGATCATCGCTCCATCTGCTATCGCTTTTTCAGAAAAGATGAAGACGCCAGAAGAAATGTCACTTCAGCAGATCGAAGAGACAGTCAGTCAATTTCGAAGTGCTGCAAAAAGAGCGAAAACAGCTGGATTTGATGTGATCGAGATTCATGGGGCGCATGGGTATTTGATCAATGAATTCCTCTCTCCTCTATCTAACCGAAGAAGTGATTCTTATGGAGGCAGCCAAGAAAATCGTTACCGTTTCTTACAAGAGATCATTGCTGCTGTCAGATTAGAATGGGAAGGTCCGCTGTTTGTTCGTGTCTCAGCGAACGATTATCACCCTGAAGGAAATACACCAGAAGATTTTGTAACCTATTCGGAGTGGATGAAAGAAGATGGGGTCGATTTGATCGACTGCAGTTCAGGAGCTGTTGTACCGGCAAAGATTCCGACGTTCCCTGGGTATCAAGTTTCTTTTGCAGACAAGATTAAAAACGAAGCTGAAATCGCAACAGCAGCTGTTGGCTTGATCACAACAGGCAAACAGGCGGAAGAAATCTTACAAAACAAGCGAGCTGACCTTATTTTTATCGGTCGAGAGTTTTTAAAAGATCCGTATTGGCCGCGATCAGCAGCCCAAGACCTTGGAACAGAGATCGAAAGTCCGAAACAATATGAACGTGGTTGGTAA